The Prochlorococcus sp. MIT 1341 genomic interval GGCCAAATTCGTGTAACAGCTGACTTGCTAGGACTCACTTCTACTCAACCTCCTTTTAGTCCAAGCTTGGTTCCAGGACGTCAGATTTTTATTGATTCCCTTCAAGCCTGGGTTCAACAACAGCATCAACAGGCAGAGAATCCCACCACAACAGAATCTCAACCAAGATCTGATTACTAATTGCCATCCCATCCGGTTCAGAAAGTTTGATTCGATTACCGATTTTCAGAAGCCAACCTTTTTCAAAAGCAGTTTTTAGTTTCGAATAAAACGTAGATAGATTTTTCTTTCGCTGGGCTTTATCCCAACCCCAATTTTTAAAGGCTTGCTCAATGTCAACTCCTTCGCGACATCTCAAGCCCACCAATAACTTCTCATCGAGTGGAAATGTAGTGGCATTCAAGCTCAACAAAGATGAATCAACACCCTGCTTTTCTTGGTTAATAAGCCAATCTTTATATAGGGCTCTTGTCCTGGGGCGAGCAAATCTTCTCCCCCAAGGAGAGCTAGTCGCCCCCTGACCAAAAGCCCACCAACCTCCACCATGCCAATAGACACGGTTATGCCTAGAGGCATGTCCTGGCTTGGCATAATTAGAAACCTCATAACGAGAGATCCCAGCCTCACGAAGCATGACACTGGTCAGTTCCATGCTGTCAGCAGCTAAATCATGATCAAGTAATTCCAACTCTCCTCTACGGCTCCTCTTTTCAAAAACAGTACCTGGCTCTATTGATAGATCGTAAATAGATAGATGAGGTGCTTCAGTCTCTATTGCTTGGGAAAGTTCTTTCTTCCATCCCTCAAGATCCTGCCAAGGAAGATTTTGAATCAAATCAATACTCCAACTCTCCAGAATTCCCTTTCCTTGAAAACTATTTAGCCATTTACAAGCGTTTATAGCATCAAGTCGCTTATGCCTCCTGCCAAGTCTTTCCAAAAAATCATTATTAAAACTTTGGCAACCAAGACTCACTCGACTTATTCCAGCCTCTAAGAAATTTCTCAACAGATCTTCATCAAAGCTGGCAGGGTCCATTTCCAAAGTAATCTCTGCCCCCATCTGAATTCCAAAATGCTCTTGCAAATGCTCCAAAAGAGAACTCACCTGTTCAGGAGTCAAGATTGAAGGTGTTCCACCTCCGATATAAACCGTTGATAAAGGTGGCCCTAATGGGCAAATGGATATCTCTTTATGCAAAAGTATCAAATAATCCTTAATGGACGAACTACCTGGTCCCACACCTCCTCCAGCACGGTCACCAAGCGGTACAACTGAAAAATCACAATAGAAACACCTCCTATGACAAAAAGGTATGTGAAGATATGCACTACGAGGGGCCCTAACAGCGCTGGCATTATTCATGTGTAAACAGACCTTCTTTGGACATCAACCCGCTCTAAAAGAGCCTGGGGCAAGCATCCTTGATAAATAAATCGAGAATCACCAAATATTGATCTAATCGTGAATCCACTAATCCTAGTTCTATTTTTAATCTCGGGGGCTTTAACTAGCTGGCTAGGAGTTGGTCTTGTATCAGAAAATATATGGAAACAAATAGAACAATTTGAAAACCCCAGATACATCCTGGCAGGACTTGGCGGCTTTCTCGGCCTGCTTACAGGGTTGTTGTTCCAACAACTTCGCACAAGGTTTATGCGGAAGATCCGCACAATGCCGACAGACCTCCTTGTTAGCAGATCTATAGGGCTAATTCTTGGCCTTTTAGTTGCGAACCTTATCCTCGCCCCGATACTTCTACTACCTCTTCCCTGGGAGGTTGTTTTACTAAAACCATTAGCAGCAGTTTTCAGCAACATCTTCTTCGGAGTACTGGGCTATAACCTGGCTGACATACATGGAAGAACTCTTCTCAGACTATTCAACCCAAATAGCACTGAAGCACTATTAGTCGCGGAAGGAATCCTCACCCCAGCAAGTGCAAAAATTCTAGACACTAGTGTAATTATTGATGGAAGGATTAAAGGTCTAATATCCTTTGGAATGGTTGAAGGGAAAATAATTGTAGCTCAGACTGTTCTTGATGAATTACAGCAACTTGCAGATTCTAGTAATAATGAAAAGAGAGGAAAAGGAAGAAGAGGGCTACGATTACTAACAGAATTAAGAGAAGCCTATGATCGTCGCATAGTCATTAATAGTACAAAATATGAAGGGGAAGGTACTGACGAGCGACTTCTAAAATTAACAGCAGATACAGGGGGAATTCTAATTACAGCTGACTACAATCTAGCGCAAGTTGCTCAGGTTAAAAAATTAAAAGTCTTAAATTTAAGTGAGCTTGTAATAGCTCTGCAACCAGAAGTTCAACCAGGTGAACACCTAAAACTAAAGGTTGTCCGTGAAGGCAAAGAAAACAATCAAGGAATTGGCTATCTCGATGATGGAACAATGGTTGTCATCGAAAAAGCAAGTCATGCGATCGGCCAAAGATTAGAAGTTGTTATCACTGGTGCATTGCAGTCACCAACTGGACGAATAGTGTTCGGGCGACTTGGGAAAGAGCCTCAAGCGTAAAAATCTAACCAAAGGAATCAACAAAGACCTCCCCACTCCAGCTAGGCTCCTTAGTCCATGCAATGTTTTGTCGATATGACGGTGTCCGCTCCCTATTACGGCGATTCAGCCGTAATGCGCACACCCCCCCCGGATCTACCCTCACTATTGTTGAAGGAGAGAATCGTTTATTTGGGGCTGCCTTTATTCTCTGACGATGATGCCAAGCGCCAACTTGGCATGGATGTAACTGAGCTGATCATTGCTCAGTTGCTTTTTTTGGAATTTGACAATCCTGAAAAGCCTATCTATTTCTACATCAATTCAACTGGCACAAGCTGGTATACAGGGGATGCCATTGGTTTTGAGACAGAAGCTTTTGCCATTTGTGACACTCTTAGTTACATAAAACCTCCTGTTCACACAATTTGTATTGGGCAAGCAATGGGCTCTGCGGCTGTAATTCTTTCGGCTGGTGCCAAAGGGCAACGAGCCGCTCTTCCACATGCCTCAATCGTTCTTCATCAACCTCGCAGTGGTGCACAAGGACAAGCGACTGATATTCAAATACGTGCAAAAGAAGTTCTACACAACAAAAAAACGATGCTAGAAATTCTTGCAAAAAACACCGATAGAACAGTCGAACAACTCACAGCGGACTCTGATCGGATGAGTTACCTTACGCCTAATGAAGCAGTCGAATTTGGGCTCATAGATCGCGTTTTAACTAGCCGAAAAGACTTGCCAGTAACAGCTCCTTTGGCCTAACCAATTGGATCTCATGTTTTATCAAATCTCTAGCCCCAAAAGTCCCTAACATCCCTTTATATTCCCCTTCATCATGCCGATCGGTACTCCCAGCGTCCCATACCGCCTACCTGGCAGTCAGATGGAACGTTGGGTTGATATATACACAAGACTTGGAGCCGAAAGAATCCTTTTCCTAGGTCAAGAAGTTAATGATGGTGTTGCCAATAGCCTGGTTGCTCAAATGCTTTATCTGGACTCAGAGGACAGCAGCAAACCAATTTATTTATATATCAACTCCCCTGGTGGTTCTGTAAGTGCAGGACTGGCCATCTACGACACAATGCAATATGTCAAAAGTGATGTAGTAACAATTTGCGTAGGTCTTGCTGCTTCGATGGGGGCATTCTTATTAGCAGCAGGGACAAAAGGGAAGCGTGTTGCATTGCCTCATAGTCGCATCATGATTCATCAGCCTCTTGGTGGAACAAGCCAAAGACAAGCAAGTGATATCGAAATAGAAGCAAGAGAAATCCTAAGGATAAAAGCAATGCTTAATGAGGCATTAGCCAACTTAACCGGACAGAGCTTTGAGAAAATAGAAAAAGATACTGATCGAGACTACTTCCTAAGTGCAGAAGAAGCTAAAAATTATGGACTAATTGACCGAGTCATTTCCCACCCAAATGAAGCTTAAAAATAAGCTATACCTTCTGATTTTGAGCATTAAAAACCCTTAGTGCTCTTTTGGGAAAAATCAAATTTATTTGGTTTAAAAGAAAAAATCCACCTTGATATGTGCCTGCTTGCGTAAGCTCATTCCTTATATACCTCTTTAATTCATAGCTGATGGCAAAGCTCTACTACGACACAGATGCCGATCTCAATCTGCTCAACGGAATGACCGTTGCCATCATTGGGTATGGATCCCAAGGACACGCACATGCCCTAAATCTCAAAGACAGCGGCGTAGATGTTGTTATAGGGCTTTATGAAGGAAGCCGCTCAGCGGATAAAGCTCGCGCAGATGGCCTAGAAGTTTTGAGCGTGAGCGAGGCATCAGCTCGTGCGAATTGGATCATGGTTTTACTACCGGATGAATTCCAAAAAGATGTTTATTTAAAGGAAATAGCCCCACATTTATCCGCTGGCAATGTATTGAGTTTTGCCCATGGATTCAACATTCGATTCGGTCTCATTGAGCCCCCTGATTTTGTTGACGTAGTTATGATTGCCCCAAAGGGACCTGGACATACAGTTCGCTGGGAGTACCAAAACGGGCAGGGTGTTCCAGCTCTTTTTGCAATTGAACAAGACTCATCAGGGAACGCACGTTCGCTAGCCATGGCATATGCAAAAGGGATAGGGGGAACTAGAGCTGGGATCCTCGAGACTAATTTCAAAGAAGAAACCGAAACAGATTTATTTGGAGAGCAAGTTGTCCTTTGTGGTGGTTTGTCGGAGCTGGTCAAAGCGGGCTTCGAAACTCTTGTTGATGCAGGCTACCAACCGGAACTTGCCTACTTCGAATGTCTCCATGAGGTAAAACTAATTGTTGATCTAATGGTAAAAGGAGGACTAACTGCAATGAGAGATTCAATCTCTAATACAGCAGAATATGGCGACTATGTAAGCGGGCCAAGGTTAATTACATCGGATACAAAAGAAGAAATGAAAAAGATTCTTGCTGACATCCAAAATGGAACCTTTGCTAAAAACTTTGTAGCGGAATGTGATGCTGGCAAACCTGAGATGAAGAAGTTTCGCACTCGCGATGCTGAGCTAACTATTGAGAAAGTTGGGAAAGGACTTCGCTCAATGTTCAGTTGGTTGAAAT includes:
- the ilvC gene encoding ketol-acid reductoisomerase; protein product: MAKLYYDTDADLNLLNGMTVAIIGYGSQGHAHALNLKDSGVDVVIGLYEGSRSADKARADGLEVLSVSEASARANWIMVLLPDEFQKDVYLKEIAPHLSAGNVLSFAHGFNIRFGLIEPPDFVDVVMIAPKGPGHTVRWEYQNGQGVPALFAIEQDSSGNARSLAMAYAKGIGGTRAGILETNFKEETETDLFGEQVVLCGGLSELVKAGFETLVDAGYQPELAYFECLHEVKLIVDLMVKGGLTAMRDSISNTAEYGDYVSGPRLITSDTKEEMKKILADIQNGTFAKNFVAECDAGKPEMKKFRTRDAELTIEKVGKGLRSMFSWLK
- the hemW gene encoding radical SAM family heme chaperone HemW; the protein is MNNASAVRAPRSAYLHIPFCHRRCFYCDFSVVPLGDRAGGGVGPGSSSIKDYLILLHKEISICPLGPPLSTVYIGGGTPSILTPEQVSSLLEHLQEHFGIQMGAEITLEMDPASFDEDLLRNFLEAGISRVSLGCQSFNNDFLERLGRRHKRLDAINACKWLNSFQGKGILESWSIDLIQNLPWQDLEGWKKELSQAIETEAPHLSIYDLSIEPGTVFEKRSRRGELELLDHDLAADSMELTSVMLREAGISRYEVSNYAKPGHASRHNRVYWHGGGWWAFGQGATSSPWGRRFARPRTRALYKDWLINQEKQGVDSSLLSLNATTFPLDEKLLVGLRCREGVDIEQAFKNWGWDKAQRKKNLSTFYSKLKTAFEKGWLLKIGNRIKLSEPDGMAISNQILVEILLWWDSLPVDAVVEPRLEGNQ
- a CDS encoding PIN/TRAM domain-containing protein translates to MVNPLILVLFLISGALTSWLGVGLVSENIWKQIEQFENPRYILAGLGGFLGLLTGLLFQQLRTRFMRKIRTMPTDLLVSRSIGLILGLLVANLILAPILLLPLPWEVVLLKPLAAVFSNIFFGVLGYNLADIHGRTLLRLFNPNSTEALLVAEGILTPASAKILDTSVIIDGRIKGLISFGMVEGKIIVAQTVLDELQQLADSSNNEKRGKGRRGLRLLTELREAYDRRIVINSTKYEGEGTDERLLKLTADTGGILITADYNLAQVAQVKKLKVLNLSELVIALQPEVQPGEHLKLKVVREGKENNQGIGYLDDGTMVVIEKASHAIGQRLEVVITGALQSPTGRIVFGRLGKEPQA
- a CDS encoding ATP-dependent Clp protease proteolytic subunit, translated to MPIGTPSVPYRLPGSQMERWVDIYTRLGAERILFLGQEVNDGVANSLVAQMLYLDSEDSSKPIYLYINSPGGSVSAGLAIYDTMQYVKSDVVTICVGLAASMGAFLLAAGTKGKRVALPHSRIMIHQPLGGTSQRQASDIEIEAREILRIKAMLNEALANLTGQSFEKIEKDTDRDYFLSAEEAKNYGLIDRVISHPNEA
- a CDS encoding ATP-dependent Clp protease proteolytic subunit, with the protein product MTVSAPYYGDSAVMRTPPPDLPSLLLKERIVYLGLPLFSDDDAKRQLGMDVTELIIAQLLFLEFDNPEKPIYFYINSTGTSWYTGDAIGFETEAFAICDTLSYIKPPVHTICIGQAMGSAAVILSAGAKGQRAALPHASIVLHQPRSGAQGQATDIQIRAKEVLHNKKTMLEILAKNTDRTVEQLTADSDRMSYLTPNEAVEFGLIDRVLTSRKDLPVTAPLA